The following proteins are co-located in the Megalops cyprinoides isolate fMegCyp1 chromosome 15, fMegCyp1.pri, whole genome shotgun sequence genome:
- the LOC118789729 gene encoding Kv channel-interacting protein 2 isoform X2, which produces MKAKNREQSLSDSRELDGSYDQLTGNPPSSQSKKTIKQRFLKLLPCCGPSAAPSVSQCNIEDDFELSTVCHRPEGLDKLQEQTKFTKKELQVLYRGFKNECPSGAVNEETFKIIYSQFFPQGDSSTYAHFLFEAFDTNKNGSVSFEDFVAGLSIILRGSINDRLNWAFNLYDLNKDGCITKEEMMDIMKSIYDMMGKYTYPCMQEDAPREHVENFFQKMDRNKDGVVTIEEFIESCQKDENIMQSMQLFDNVI; this is translated from the exons GTAATCCTCCTTCCAgccaaagcaaaaaaaccataaaacagAGATTCCTcaaactgctgccctgctgCGGGCCCAGCGCCGCCCCCTCAGTCAGTCAATGCAA CATTGAGGATGACTTTGAGCTCTCCACTGTCTGCCATCGGCCCGAGGGTCTGGACAAGCTGCAGGAGCAGACCAAGTTCACCAAGAAGGAACTGCAGGTCCTCTACCGAGGATTCAAGAAT GAATGCCCCAGTGGAGCGGTCAATGAAGAAACCTTTAAGATCATCTACTCCCAGTTTTTCCCCCAGGGAG attCAAGTACATACgctcatttcctgtttgaagCGTTTGACACTAACAAGAATGGATCTGTTAGTTTTGAG gaCTTTGTCGCTGGGCTGTCCATCATCCTCAGAGGGTCCATTAACGATCGCCTGAACTGGGCTTTCAACCTCTACGATCTCAACAAGGACGGCTGTATCACCAAAGAG GAGATGATGGACATCATGAAGTCAATCTATGACATGATGGGGAAGTACACCTACCCCTGCATGCAGGAAGACGCCCCCAGGGAACATGTTGAAAACTTCTTCCAG AAAATGGACCGTAACAAGGATGGAGTGGTCACTATCGAAGAGTTCATCGAATCATGCCAAAAG GATGAAAACATCATGCAGTCCATGCAGCTCTTCGACAACGTCATTTAG
- the LOC118789728 gene encoding cytochrome c oxidase assembly protein COX15 homolog: MLLPSLRAFVSCGCRTAGKRLQQGNYQRSPLRQWLVRREKSTVIAEAGATPTPAAVSVPNAATNRIVGRWLVGCSGLVVGAVVLGGVTRLTESGLSMVDWHLVKEMKPPQSQAEWEAEFQKYQQYPEFKIMNHNMTLTEFKFIFYMEWGHRMWGRLVGLAYILPTVYFWRKGYFTRSMKGRVLGLCGFVFFQGLLGWYMVKSGLEEKPNSYDIPRVSQYRLAAHLGSALLLYCASLWTGLSLMLPTHKLPNTRQLTVLRRFAAGTGGLVFLTALSGAFVAGLDAGLVYNSFPKMGERWLPDDLLAFSPTLKNFFENPTTVQFDHRILAIGTVTAITGLFLYSRKMRLPQRAKIAISCLTAMAYLQVGLGISTLLLYVPTPLAATHQSGSLALLTLAIWVLTELRRVAK; the protein is encoded by the exons ATGCTTCTACCATCTCTGCGAGCTTTCGTGTCGTGTGGCTGTAGAACAGCCGGGAAAAGACTACAACAGGGGAATTATCAG CGGTCTCCGCTGAGGCAGTGGCTGGTGAGGAGGGAGAAGTCCACAGTCATAGCAGAGGCCGGTGCTACACCGACGCCGGCTGCAGTATCGGTGCCTAACGCAGCCACCAATCGCATTGTCGGAAGATGGCTGGTGGGTTGCAGCGGGTTGGTGGTGGGGGCAGTCGTACTGGGGGGTGTCACCAG GCTTACGGAGTCGGGCCTCTCTATGGTTGACTGGCACTTGGTAAAGGAGATGAAACCCCCTCAATCGCAGGCAGAATGGGAAGCAGAATTCCAGAAGTACCAGCAGTACCCAGAGTTTAAGAT AATGAACCACAACATGACCCTGACGGAGTTCAAGTTCATCTTCTACATGGAGTGGGGCCACCGGATGTGGGGTAGGCTGGTGGGGCTGGCCTACATCCTGCCCACGGTCTACTTCTGGAGGAAGGGCTACTTCACACGCTCCATGAAGGGCCGCGTGCTGGGTCTGTGCGGCTTCGTCTTCTTCCAG GGCCTGCTGGGCTGGTACATGGTGAAGAGCGGACTGGAGGAGAAGCCAAACTCCTACGACATCCCACGGGTCAGCCAGTACCGGCTGGCAGCCCACCTGGGCTCGGCCCTCCTGCTGTACTGTGCCAGCCTGTGGACTGGGCTCTCGCTAATGCTGCCCACCCACAAG cttCCGAACACACGGCAGCTCACTGTTCTCCGGCGGTTTGCAGCAGGGACTGGTGGCCTAGTGTTCCTCACCGCCCTCTCAG GAGCTTTTGTGGCGGGGCTGGATGCAGGCTTGGTCTACAACTCCTTCCCCAAGATGGGCGAGCGCTGGTTGCCTGACGACCTGCTGGCTTTTTCCCCAACACTCAAGAACTTCTTTGAGAACCCCACCACAGTGCAGTTTGATCACCGCATACTGGCAA TCGGCACCGTGACGGCGATCACGGGCCTTTTCCTGTACTCTAGGAAGATGCGACTGCCCCAGAGGGCCAAGATAGCCATCAGCTGCCTAACGGCCATGGCCTACTTACAG GTGGGTCTTGGTATCAGCACCCTGCTTCTGTATGTGCCAACACCCTTGGCTGCAACACACCAGTCTGGATCTCTGGCGCTGCTCACACTGGCGATCTGGGTTCTGACAGAACTGCGGAGGGTGGCCAAGTGA